The following coding sequences lie in one Pseudoxanthomonas sp. SE1 genomic window:
- a CDS encoding BolA/IbaG family iron-sulfur metabolism protein — MDAETIRKLIESGLPGARADVQGDDGVHFEATVVSEAFRGKLPLARHRMVYATLGELMGGAIHALQLRTQTPEETGA; from the coding sequence TTGGACGCCGAAACCATCCGTAAACTGATCGAATCCGGCCTGCCGGGCGCCCGTGCCGACGTCCAGGGCGACGATGGCGTCCATTTCGAGGCGACCGTGGTGTCAGAGGCCTTCCGCGGCAAGTTGCCGCTGGCCCGACACCGCATGGTCTACGCCACGCTGGGCGAACTGATGGGCGGTGCGATCCATGCGCTGCAGCTGCGTACGCAGACGCCAGAAGAGACCGGCGCCTGA
- the murA gene encoding UDP-N-acetylglucosamine 1-carboxyvinyltransferase, which produces MQKIIVTGGNTLNGEVTISGAKNAVLPILCATLLADAPVEITNVPHLHDVVTTVKLLGELGAGITIDEGTLAKGRGITVDPTTVSRFVAPYELVKTMRASILVLGPLVARHGAAVVSLPGGCAIGSRPVDQHIKGLQALGAEITVENGYIKARAARLKGTRFVFDMVTVTGTENVMAAATLAEGTTVLENAAMEPEVTDLAECLNALGAKIEGAGTSRIVIHGVERLGGGRHSVVPDRIETGTFLVAAAMTGGKVTARNARPDTLEAVLDKLTEAGAKIETTADSITLDMQGKRPKAVSLTTAPYPAFPTDMQAQFMALNCVADGVGVINETIFENRFMHVNELLRLGADIRVEGHTAIVRGVEKLGGAPVMATDLRASASLILAGLVGDGETTIDRIYHLDRGYENIEEKLGGLGAKIRRVS; this is translated from the coding sequence ATGCAGAAGATCATCGTCACCGGTGGCAACACGCTCAACGGCGAAGTCACCATCTCGGGCGCCAAGAACGCCGTGCTCCCCATCCTGTGCGCGACGCTGCTGGCGGACGCGCCGGTGGAGATCACCAACGTGCCGCACCTGCACGATGTGGTCACCACGGTTAAGTTGCTCGGCGAACTGGGTGCCGGCATCACCATCGATGAGGGTACGCTGGCAAAGGGACGCGGCATCACCGTCGATCCCACCACCGTCAGCCGCTTCGTCGCGCCGTACGAACTGGTGAAGACGATGCGCGCCTCGATCCTCGTGCTCGGCCCGCTGGTCGCGCGCCACGGTGCGGCCGTGGTGTCGCTGCCGGGCGGCTGCGCGATCGGTTCGCGTCCGGTCGACCAGCACATCAAGGGCCTGCAGGCGCTGGGTGCCGAAATCACCGTCGAGAACGGCTACATCAAGGCACGCGCGGCGCGATTGAAGGGCACGCGTTTCGTGTTCGATATGGTCACCGTCACCGGTACCGAGAACGTCATGGCCGCGGCCACGCTGGCAGAAGGCACCACGGTGCTGGAAAACGCCGCGATGGAGCCGGAGGTCACCGACCTGGCCGAATGCCTCAACGCGCTGGGTGCGAAGATCGAAGGTGCGGGCACCTCGCGCATCGTCATCCATGGTGTCGAGCGCCTGGGTGGCGGGCGCCATTCGGTGGTGCCGGACCGTATCGAGACCGGCACCTTCCTGGTCGCTGCGGCGATGACGGGAGGCAAGGTCACTGCGCGCAATGCGCGTCCCGACACGCTGGAAGCGGTGCTCGACAAGCTCACCGAGGCCGGTGCGAAGATCGAGACCACCGCTGACAGCATCACGCTGGACATGCAGGGCAAGCGTCCGAAAGCCGTCAGCCTGACCACCGCACCGTACCCGGCGTTCCCCACCGATATGCAGGCGCAGTTCATGGCGCTGAACTGCGTGGCCGACGGCGTGGGCGTGATCAACGAGACGATCTTCGAAAACCGCTTCATGCACGTCAACGAACTGCTGCGCCTGGGCGCGGACATCCGTGTCGAAGGACATACGGCCATCGTGCGGGGCGTGGAGAAGCTGGGCGGTGCACCGGTGATGGCGACCGACCTGCGTGCATCGGCTTCGCTGATCCTGGCGGGTCTGGTGGGCGACGGTGAAACCACCATCGACCGCATCTACCATCTCGACCGCGGCTACGAGAACATCGAAGAGAAGCTGGGCGGCCTGGGCGCGAAGATCAGGCGCGTGTCGTGA
- a CDS encoding KpsF/GutQ family sugar-phosphate isomerase: protein MSQPSPLTPPASPASLAASGRRVIEIEARALDALAARIDGTFSAACHAILAGQGRVVCTGMGKSGHVARKIAATLASTGTPAFYVHPGEAGHGDLGMITDADIVLALSYSGESDEVLMLLPVLKRQGNLVIGMTGRPQSTLARESDLHLDVSVPAEACPLDLAPTSSTTASLAMGDALAVALLDARGFTADDFARSHPAGSLGRRLLLHITDVMHAGDDVPRVDVDATLSQALVEMSRKRLGMTAVVDADGRLAGLFTDGDLRRTLDNPALDVRSARIAEVMTRAPKTIGADQLAVEAARLMETHKISGLIVVDDEQRPVGALNIHDLLRARVV from the coding sequence ATGTCCCAGCCGTCCCCCCTGACACCTCCCGCGTCGCCTGCCAGCCTGGCGGCCAGTGGCCGTCGGGTCATCGAGATCGAGGCGCGCGCGCTGGATGCTCTGGCGGCCCGTATCGACGGCACGTTCTCGGCGGCCTGCCATGCGATCCTCGCCGGCCAGGGCCGCGTGGTGTGCACCGGCATGGGCAAGTCCGGCCATGTGGCCCGCAAGATCGCGGCGACGCTGGCTTCCACTGGCACGCCCGCGTTCTACGTGCACCCGGGCGAAGCCGGCCACGGCGACCTGGGCATGATCACCGACGCCGATATCGTGCTGGCGCTGTCGTACTCGGGCGAGTCGGACGAAGTGCTGATGCTGCTGCCGGTGCTCAAGCGCCAGGGCAACCTCGTCATCGGCATGACCGGCCGGCCGCAGTCCACGCTGGCGCGCGAGAGCGACCTGCATCTGGATGTCAGCGTTCCCGCCGAAGCCTGCCCACTGGACCTGGCCCCCACCAGCAGCACCACCGCCTCGCTGGCGATGGGTGATGCGCTGGCCGTGGCGCTGCTGGATGCGCGCGGCTTCACCGCCGACGACTTCGCCCGCTCCCACCCCGCCGGCAGCCTCGGCCGCCGCCTGCTGCTGCACATCACTGACGTGATGCATGCCGGTGACGACGTGCCGCGCGTGGACGTGGACGCGACCCTGAGCCAAGCGCTGGTGGAAATGAGCCGCAAGCGCCTGGGCATGACCGCTGTCGTCGATGCCGACGGCCGCCTGGCCGGGCTGTTCACCGACGGCGACCTGCGCCGCACGCTCGACAATCCCGCACTGGATGTCCGCAGCGCGCGCATCGCCGAAGTGATGACGCGCGCCCCCAAGACCATCGGCGCGGACCAGTTGGCCGTCGAGGCTGCGCGCCTGATGGAAACCCACAAGATCAGCGGTCTGATCGTGGTGGACGATGAACAGCGCCCCGTCGGCGCCCTCAACATTCACGACCTGTTGCGCGCCCGCGTGGTGTAA
- the purM gene encoding phosphoribosylformylglycinamidine cyclo-ligase, which yields MTYRDAGVDIDAGNELVERIKPLVKRSFRPEVMGGLGGFGALFDLSGKYREPVLVSGTDGVGTKLKLAQQLGRHDTIGIDLVAMCVNDVLVQGAEPLFFLDYFATGKLDVDTTVAVVGGIARGCELSGCALIGGETAEMPDMYGPGEYDLAGFCVAAVEKSKLLDGARIRAGDVLVGIASSGPHSNGYSLVRRIYDRAGRPADLDVGGVKLADALMAPTTLYVKPILELLQAHDLHGMAHITGGGLTENIIRVIPDGLGLQIDASAWTLPPVFDWLQREGAVENAEMWRTFNCGIGFVLVVAPDQLAAVQSDLARLHLTHWQIGEVVAAPGGERVRIG from the coding sequence ATGACCTATCGCGACGCGGGTGTCGATATCGACGCCGGCAACGAACTGGTCGAACGCATCAAGCCGCTGGTCAAGCGCAGCTTCCGGCCGGAGGTGATGGGCGGCCTGGGCGGCTTCGGCGCGCTGTTCGACCTGTCCGGCAAGTATCGCGAGCCGGTGCTGGTCTCCGGCACCGATGGCGTGGGCACCAAGCTGAAACTGGCTCAGCAGCTGGGCCGCCACGACACCATCGGCATCGATCTGGTCGCCATGTGCGTGAACGACGTGCTGGTGCAGGGTGCCGAGCCGCTGTTCTTCCTGGACTACTTCGCCACCGGCAAGCTGGACGTGGACACGACCGTCGCGGTGGTCGGCGGCATCGCCCGCGGCTGCGAACTGTCCGGCTGTGCGCTGATCGGCGGCGAGACCGCCGAGATGCCGGACATGTACGGTCCGGGCGAATACGACCTGGCCGGGTTCTGCGTGGCGGCGGTGGAGAAGTCGAAGCTGCTCGACGGCGCCAGGATACGTGCAGGCGACGTGCTGGTCGGTATCGCCTCCAGCGGCCCGCATTCCAATGGTTACTCGCTGGTCCGCCGCATCTACGACCGTGCCGGGCGTCCCGCCGACCTCGACGTGGGCGGCGTGAAGCTGGCCGATGCGCTGATGGCGCCGACCACCCTGTACGTGAAGCCGATCCTGGAGTTGCTGCAGGCGCACGACCTGCACGGCATGGCGCACATCACCGGTGGAGGGCTGACCGAGAACATCATCCGCGTCATCCCCGACGGCCTGGGCCTGCAGATCGATGCCAGCGCGTGGACGCTGCCGCCGGTGTTCGACTGGCTGCAACGCGAAGGCGCCGTGGAGAACGCCGAGATGTGGCGCACCTTCAATTGCGGCATCGGCTTCGTGCTGGTGGTCGCGCCAGACCAGCTTGCCGCCGTCCAGTCGGACCTGGCCCGCCTGCACCTGACGCACTGGCAGATCGGTGAAGTGGTCGCTGCGCCGGGTGGCGAACGCGTCCGCATTGGTTGA
- a CDS encoding EF-hand domain-containing protein: MSKRAPTLSGKRTRFPLRRKILLGIVIALLALVAWLHYTGSAATHGITTRDMDWNGDGTVTQGEIAQAVFSVVVEQTQDGNRQCNAYAWRNGSGTIRMDCKTVFQAADAAAE, from the coding sequence GTGAGCAAGCGCGCCCCCACGCTTTCCGGGAAGCGCACGCGCTTCCCGTTGCGCCGCAAGATCCTGCTGGGCATCGTCATCGCGCTGTTGGCGCTGGTGGCGTGGCTGCATTACACCGGCTCGGCAGCTACGCACGGCATCACCACCCGCGACATGGACTGGAACGGCGACGGTACGGTGACCCAGGGCGAGATCGCGCAGGCGGTGTTCTCGGTGGTGGTCGAGCAGACGCAGGATGGAAACCGGCAGTGCAACGCTTACGCGTGGCGCAACGGCAGCGGAACCATCCGCATGGACTGCAAGACGGTATTCCAGGCTGCCGACGCCGCGGCCGAATGA
- a CDS encoding DUF2238 domain-containing protein produces the protein MPRSKGIAFGLTLAVFGASWIAPRWPVEQAMHSSLTVLGLAWLWWHDRRWPLRPVHFALICAFIVAHCVGARWLYSYVPYDAWLQAATGLSLAEAFGWQRNHFDRFIHLMYGVCFTPAVWHWLRQRWPRLSVGQAFTLAVMLVMCTSLAYEWLEWGIALTMSPEAAESYNGQQGDPWDAHADMLLATLGALLAWPLARAERHGVTA, from the coding sequence ATGCCGCGCAGCAAGGGGATCGCCTTCGGGCTGACGCTGGCGGTGTTCGGCGCCAGCTGGATTGCGCCGCGGTGGCCGGTCGAACAGGCGATGCACAGCAGCCTGACCGTGCTCGGCCTGGCGTGGCTGTGGTGGCATGACCGGCGCTGGCCACTGCGGCCGGTGCATTTCGCGCTGATCTGCGCCTTCATCGTCGCGCACTGCGTCGGGGCGCGCTGGCTGTATTCCTATGTGCCGTACGACGCGTGGCTGCAGGCCGCGACGGGGCTGTCGCTCGCGGAGGCGTTCGGCTGGCAGCGCAACCACTTCGACCGCTTCATCCACCTGATGTATGGGGTCTGTTTCACGCCCGCGGTGTGGCATTGGTTGCGTCAGCGCTGGCCGCGGCTATCGGTTGGCCAGGCGTTCACGCTGGCAGTGATGCTGGTCATGTGCACGAGCCTGGCTTACGAATGGCTGGAGTGGGGCATCGCGCTGACGATGTCGCCCGAAGCCGCCGAGTCCTACAACGGCCAGCAGGGCGACCCGTGGGACGCGCATGCCGACATGCTGCTGGCCACGCTCGGCGCGCTGCTGGCCTGGCCACTGGCGCGCGCCGAGCGCCATGGTGTGACGGCATGA
- a CDS encoding DUF3108 domain-containing protein, giving the protein MAGATAPALALEPFVASYQAYNEGKLAGSASMKVVPKAGSQWQIDLNVRGTRGFARLAGLNIEQSTVFDTADGQFRPLSQATVRRALLMGKKMIGTYNWTTRTAQWQGDIKKNRRAPLPLEPGDMSALLMNLAVIRDAAPGKQLDYRVVDNGRIREYQYAVSPEPENVTVEDLSYSALRVSRANGGNDETIFWVADGVPTPVRILQRENGQDGVDLRLVEYQGAP; this is encoded by the coding sequence ATGGCAGGAGCCACTGCGCCCGCACTGGCGCTGGAGCCGTTCGTGGCCAGCTACCAGGCTTACAACGAGGGCAAGCTGGCTGGCAGCGCGAGCATGAAGGTGGTGCCCAAGGCGGGCAGTCAATGGCAGATCGACCTGAACGTGAGGGGTACGCGCGGCTTCGCTCGGCTGGCCGGACTGAACATCGAACAAAGCACCGTCTTCGATACTGCCGATGGACAGTTCCGTCCCCTCAGCCAGGCCACTGTCCGCCGCGCTCTGCTGATGGGCAAGAAGATGATCGGCACCTACAACTGGACCACCCGCACGGCACAGTGGCAGGGCGACATCAAGAAGAACCGGCGCGCCCCACTGCCCCTTGAGCCGGGCGACATGAGTGCGCTGCTGATGAACCTGGCGGTGATCCGCGATGCCGCCCCCGGGAAACAGCTCGACTACCGGGTGGTGGACAATGGACGTATCCGCGAATATCAGTACGCCGTATCACCCGAACCGGAAAACGTGACCGTCGAAGACCTGAGCTACAGCGCGCTGCGCGTGAGCCGTGCCAATGGCGGCAACGACGAAACCATCTTCTGGGTCGCCGATGGCGTGCCCACCCCCGTGCGCATCCTGCAGCGGGAAAACGGGCAGGACGGCGTGGACCTCCGCCTGGTCGAATACCAAGGAGCACCATGA
- a CDS encoding DUF3108 domain-containing protein — protein sequence MKTASPMTRTLLAAVLLAGASAPALAIEAFTAQYSASALGMVGEGQMSVSPQPGDRWQYSLSVRNQAVDLSQKTVFDVQDGRMRPLSSTDSSRLLIKKKNVNTVYDWSKAQATWSGDVKPDRAGPVKLAVGDMDALLVNLAIVRDVAAGKPLTYRMVENGRAKPMTYQVAGKERITIGGKPQDATKVVRTDGDKQTIVWVVADAPVPARILQRENGQDTIDLTLKSWR from the coding sequence ATGAAGACCGCATCCCCCATGACGCGTACGTTGCTGGCAGCCGTGTTGCTCGCCGGCGCCAGCGCGCCCGCCCTGGCCATCGAGGCCTTCACTGCGCAGTACAGCGCCAGCGCGCTGGGCATGGTGGGCGAAGGCCAGATGTCAGTCTCGCCACAGCCAGGCGACCGCTGGCAGTACTCGCTGAGCGTGCGCAACCAGGCCGTGGACCTCAGCCAGAAGACCGTGTTCGACGTGCAGGATGGCCGCATGCGACCGCTCAGCAGCACCGACAGCTCGCGTCTGCTGATCAAGAAGAAGAACGTCAACACGGTCTATGACTGGTCCAAGGCCCAAGCCACCTGGAGCGGCGACGTGAAGCCCGATCGCGCCGGTCCGGTGAAGCTGGCCGTCGGCGACATGGATGCCCTGCTGGTCAACCTGGCCATCGTCCGCGACGTGGCAGCAGGCAAGCCGTTGACCTACCGCATGGTGGAGAACGGTCGCGCCAAGCCGATGACCTACCAGGTCGCTGGCAAGGAGCGCATCACCATCGGCGGCAAGCCACAGGACGCCACCAAGGTGGTGCGCACCGACGGCGACAAGCAGACCATCGTCTGGGTCGTTGCCGACGCTCCGGTGCCTGCACGCATCCTGCAGCGCGAGAATGGACAGGACACCATCGACCTGACGCTCAAGTCCTGGCGCTGA
- a CDS encoding AI-2E family transporter yields MDLSPTPVGTLARRWQWLLIAVIVGWLIWLLAPVLTPFVCAALLGWLGDPWVDRLERSGRSRTVAVVLVFTLMLLLLVLALVILVPMIERQVVTVIESLPAYRDWFVQTALPWVERRTGLELVAWLDPDRLTEWVRGHWQQAGGVAATMFGYFSRSGFAVMAWVANLVLLPILTFYFLRDWDLLVERIAALVPRDHIATVTRLALESNEVLGAFLRGQFLVMLALGAIYAAGLSVVGLKVGLLIGIIAGLISFVPYLGTATGIVLGVIAALVQSGGDWSLVAMVLGVFVVGQMLEGYVLTPRIVGDRIGLHPVAVIFAIMAGGQLFGFLGMLLALPVAAIANVLLRFAHERYTQSRLYAGDRPSIVLDSYIDKGSVEQAPARDIDTP; encoded by the coding sequence ATGGATCTTTCCCCCACGCCGGTCGGAACGCTGGCCCGCCGCTGGCAATGGCTGCTGATCGCAGTGATCGTCGGCTGGCTGATCTGGCTGCTGGCGCCGGTACTGACGCCGTTCGTCTGCGCGGCGCTGTTGGGCTGGCTGGGCGACCCATGGGTCGACCGGCTTGAACGCTCAGGGCGCTCGCGTACCGTGGCGGTGGTGCTGGTGTTCACGCTGATGCTGCTGTTGCTGGTGTTGGCGCTGGTCATCCTGGTGCCGATGATCGAACGTCAGGTGGTCACGGTGATCGAATCGCTGCCGGCCTACCGGGACTGGTTCGTTCAGACCGCATTGCCGTGGGTGGAGCGTCGCACCGGGCTGGAACTGGTCGCCTGGCTGGATCCGGACCGGCTGACGGAGTGGGTGCGCGGGCACTGGCAGCAGGCCGGTGGGGTGGCGGCCACGATGTTCGGCTATTTCTCGCGCTCGGGCTTTGCGGTGATGGCATGGGTGGCCAACCTGGTGCTGCTGCCGATCCTGACGTTCTATTTCCTGCGCGATTGGGATCTGCTGGTCGAGCGCATCGCCGCACTGGTGCCACGCGACCACATCGCGACGGTCACCCGACTGGCGCTGGAATCGAATGAAGTGCTGGGCGCATTCCTGCGCGGCCAGTTCCTGGTCATGCTGGCGCTCGGCGCGATCTATGCGGCCGGCCTGTCGGTGGTGGGCCTGAAAGTGGGCCTGCTGATCGGCATCATCGCTGGCCTGATCAGCTTCGTGCCCTACCTTGGCACCGCCACCGGCATCGTGCTGGGCGTGATCGCCGCGCTGGTGCAGTCCGGTGGCGACTGGTCGCTGGTGGCGATGGTGCTGGGCGTGTTCGTGGTCGGCCAGATGCTGGAAGGTTACGTGCTGACGCCGCGCATCGTGGGTGATCGCATCGGCCTGCATCCGGTGGCGGTGATCTTCGCCATCATGGCTGGTGGCCAGTTGTTCGGCTTCCTCGGTATGCTGCTGGCGCTGCCGGTGGCGGCGATCGCGAACGTGCTGCTTCGCTTCGCCCACGAGCGTTACACGCAGAGCCGGTTGTATGCCGGCGACCGGCCGTCCATCGTGCTGGATTCGTACATCGACAAGGGCAGCGTGGAGCAGGCGCCGGCGCGCGACATCGATACGCCGTGA
- a CDS encoding DUF3108 domain-containing protein produces MSVLFLTAALATVALPAHALKPFTAQYEASFKGISAGGAMSLSQQGNRWTYAMGVRNTMANLSQATVFEDAAGRYRPLGGSDRATYLMKTRSVMTVYNWKAMQARWTGDVKPQRAGPVAMQPGDMDALLVNLALVRDVGFGRTVMTYRLLENGKAKPMTYRVAGREKITVGGRALDTTKVVQNAGGKQTTAWIAAGVPTPVRIVQREDGSDVFRLQLTSWR; encoded by the coding sequence ATGTCCGTCCTCTTCCTCACCGCCGCGCTGGCCACGGTGGCCCTCCCCGCCCATGCGCTCAAACCGTTCACGGCGCAATACGAGGCGTCGTTCAAAGGCATCTCCGCAGGCGGCGCGATGTCGCTGAGCCAGCAGGGCAACCGCTGGACCTACGCGATGGGGGTCCGCAACACGATGGCGAACCTGAGCCAGGCTACGGTGTTCGAGGACGCGGCCGGACGCTACCGGCCGCTGGGGGGCAGCGATCGTGCCACCTACCTGATGAAGACCCGCTCGGTCATGACCGTCTACAACTGGAAAGCCATGCAGGCGCGCTGGACCGGCGACGTGAAACCGCAACGCGCGGGCCCGGTGGCCATGCAGCCTGGCGACATGGATGCATTGCTGGTCAACCTCGCGCTGGTGCGCGACGTCGGCTTCGGTCGCACGGTCATGACCTATCGCCTGCTGGAGAACGGCAAGGCCAAGCCGATGACCTACCGCGTGGCCGGTCGCGAGAAGATCACCGTGGGTGGTCGCGCATTGGACACGACCAAAGTGGTGCAGAACGCCGGCGGCAAGCAGACCACCGCGTGGATCGCCGCGGGCGTCCCCACGCCGGTCCGCATCGTGCAACGGGAAGACGGCAGCGACGTGTTCCGCCTTCAACTCACGTCCTGGCGCTGA
- a CDS encoding DUF4034 domain-containing protein — protein sequence MCADAAASPAIPDKDDGAMFVGVPEPWRAYLGQVRAAERIADPLQRCLAFPDLPVNHWPEGHAAAHCRHHFLIERPTLDDIESMVQRGEMAKLEALFDASLDRHYAGEHFSDDIHDTFNYLLTAKSSSERVDVLSEAWLQQAPESAYAHLARAAYFNGAAWKARGGKYASETPRENMRRMSAFAAQAIPHFEKAVAIKPRLIAAYTGMIDIGMIDSRPALEARARRAAEALDPACPELANVTMRSLRPRWGGSYQDMLVHAGKLSERVAQRPHLAIHLAQPLADQGNLLLAEEPVPEAALEVLEAAIAMGSDEDALKNAGTAARNVLSGPAGGARQLAYFLQVSRFRKVDAWTARVISSLLLSTEPEWSLRYSLQSLALEPDNANARFYAGAAYQNMTRYDDAAREFEASAKDQGLRQQSLRALAEIHLFRDPGVRARKANAERAKPYIDRINAEYPDDGRVPVLLFYHDVMAESMIDEADVRALLAKLDRTDPWQAQHAERLDRMLKSPAVPGKRP from the coding sequence GTGTGTGCAGACGCGGCCGCATCGCCGGCGATTCCGGACAAGGACGACGGCGCGATGTTTGTGGGCGTGCCCGAACCTTGGCGCGCCTACTTGGGCCAGGTGCGTGCGGCGGAGCGCATCGCGGACCCGTTGCAGCGTTGCCTGGCTTTCCCCGACCTTCCAGTCAACCATTGGCCGGAAGGTCATGCCGCGGCGCATTGTCGACATCACTTTTTGATCGAGCGCCCCACGCTGGACGACATCGAGAGCATGGTCCAGCGCGGCGAGATGGCGAAGCTGGAGGCCCTGTTCGATGCCAGCCTGGACCGCCATTACGCGGGCGAGCACTTCAGCGACGACATCCACGACACGTTCAACTACCTTCTGACGGCCAAGTCGAGCTCGGAGCGTGTCGACGTCCTGAGCGAGGCGTGGCTGCAGCAGGCGCCGGAAAGTGCGTACGCGCACCTTGCGCGTGCGGCTTATTTCAACGGCGCCGCCTGGAAGGCGCGAGGCGGCAAGTATGCCTCCGAAACGCCGCGTGAGAACATGCGTCGCATGAGTGCGTTCGCCGCGCAGGCCATTCCGCACTTTGAGAAGGCGGTCGCCATCAAGCCTCGCCTGATCGCCGCCTACACCGGCATGATCGACATCGGCATGATCGACTCCCGGCCGGCATTGGAGGCGCGCGCGCGCCGTGCCGCCGAGGCGCTGGATCCCGCGTGCCCGGAACTGGCGAACGTGACCATGCGGTCGTTGAGGCCGCGGTGGGGCGGGAGCTACCAAGACATGCTGGTCCATGCCGGCAAGCTGTCCGAACGGGTAGCGCAACGCCCGCACCTTGCGATCCACCTGGCGCAGCCATTGGCCGACCAGGGCAACTTGCTGTTGGCGGAAGAGCCGGTACCGGAGGCGGCGCTGGAGGTGCTGGAAGCGGCGATCGCGATGGGCAGCGACGAGGATGCCCTGAAGAATGCCGGCACGGCCGCGAGGAATGTGCTGAGCGGACCGGCGGGTGGCGCCCGCCAGCTCGCCTACTTCCTGCAGGTGAGCCGGTTCCGCAAGGTCGACGCATGGACAGCGAGGGTCATCAGCTCGTTGCTGCTGTCCACGGAACCCGAATGGAGCCTCAGGTATTCGCTGCAGTCGCTCGCGCTGGAGCCCGACAACGCCAACGCGCGTTTCTACGCGGGTGCCGCTTACCAGAACATGACACGATACGACGACGCCGCGCGCGAGTTCGAAGCCTCGGCGAAGGACCAGGGGTTGAGACAGCAATCGTTGCGCGCGTTGGCGGAGATCCATCTGTTCCGCGACCCCGGCGTCCGTGCACGCAAGGCCAATGCCGAGCGCGCCAAGCCTTACATCGACCGGATCAACGCCGAGTACCCGGATGACGGGCGCGTCCCCGTCTTGTTGTTCTACCACGACGTCATGGCCGAATCGATGATCGACGAGGCGGACGTCCGGGCGTTGCTCGCCAAGCTGGATCGGACCGATCCGTGGCAGGCGCAGCACGCCGAACGGCTCGACAGAATGCTCAAGTCACCTGCGGTCCCCGGCAAACGGCCGTAG
- a CDS encoding DUF2066 domain-containing protein, with the protein MRWIPGFALATALLLAAMTTAPAALAQSGLRTEGDAVSARGLYQAEVPVNGQGEEERQGGFARALGTVLGKLSGDRSAMSRPGVGAELRNAKDYVDGYDYRQDQGTSPTGAPTFRTTLVVRFDEDQVNGLAGALGLPVWPQPRPKPVVWLAINDGSGPRLMGLQHANAARPLLNRAIERGYGLGLPAGGAAEQALVGAIWRQDTAAVARASARYSPPMQLVGKLYRNKGGWTADWVFVDAGKVLAKWSVTDADARRAMASGADGTADALVKRYGKRGSAGPAGTYRVLFTGIRSTDDYLRLTGHLQKMAVVRRITPVRASGDVVELDLELVSGLAGFRRTMGDEAPFTGGEGEPPAYQMR; encoded by the coding sequence ATGCGCTGGATCCCAGGTTTCGCCCTCGCTACCGCCTTGCTGTTGGCGGCAATGACCACGGCGCCCGCCGCACTCGCCCAATCGGGCCTGCGCACCGAAGGCGACGCGGTCTCCGCGCGCGGGCTGTATCAGGCCGAGGTGCCGGTCAACGGACAGGGCGAGGAAGAGCGGCAGGGCGGTTTCGCACGTGCTTTGGGAACGGTGCTGGGCAAACTGTCGGGCGACCGGTCGGCGATGTCGCGTCCTGGCGTCGGCGCCGAGCTGCGCAATGCCAAGGACTACGTGGACGGCTACGACTACCGGCAGGACCAGGGTACATCGCCCACCGGTGCCCCCACCTTCCGCACCACGCTTGTGGTGCGTTTCGACGAAGACCAGGTCAACGGCCTGGCGGGCGCGCTTGGCCTGCCCGTTTGGCCTCAGCCACGCCCGAAGCCGGTGGTCTGGCTGGCGATCAATGACGGCAGCGGTCCGCGCCTGATGGGCTTGCAGCACGCCAATGCCGCGCGGCCGCTGCTCAATCGCGCCATCGAGCGCGGCTACGGACTCGGCCTGCCGGCCGGTGGTGCGGCGGAACAGGCGCTGGTCGGTGCGATCTGGCGCCAGGACACCGCCGCCGTCGCCCGCGCATCGGCGCGTTACAGCCCGCCGATGCAACTGGTGGGCAAGCTGTACCGCAACAAGGGGGGTTGGACGGCCGACTGGGTGTTCGTCGATGCGGGCAAGGTGCTGGCCAAATGGTCGGTGACCGATGCCGATGCGCGTCGTGCGATGGCATCCGGTGCCGACGGCACGGCCGACGCGCTGGTGAAGCGATACGGCAAGCGTGGCAGTGCGGGCCCTGCGGGCACTTATCGCGTGCTCTTCACGGGCATCCGCAGCACGGACGATTACCTGCGCCTGACCGGGCACCTGCAGAAGATGGCGGTGGTCCGGCGCATCACCCCCGTGCGCGCCAGTGGCGATGTCGTGGAACTCGACCTGGAACTGGTCTCGGGCTTGGCCGGCTTCCGTCGCACCATGGGCGATGAAGCCCCCTTCACCGGGGGCGAAGGCGAGCCACCGGCCTACCAGATGCGCTGA